The following proteins come from a genomic window of Streptomyces liliiviolaceus:
- a CDS encoding branched-chain amino acid ABC transporter permease has protein sequence MSTFAELLLNGLSMGSVYALIALGFVVIFRATEVVNFAHASLLLAGGYITAVLHDDIGFWPALLAGIAGAALVGAAVEFFVMRRYRGSDHSVLAIVTIGVDILLTTELTRRIGTDVLPLGDPWGDDVLTIGSISLAHTRIAAFVTAGLLITAFLLTFRYTSWGVAMRAAAESTETAALMGVRLGRVSLGAWAVAGGLAAVAALFLTVFPTPGLERATSLAALKAFPAAILGGLDSTTGALVGGLIVGVTESLATGYQSELSFLGRGLGDVAPYLVMTVILLIRPAGLFGTKELARV, from the coding sequence GTGAGCACCTTCGCCGAACTCCTCCTCAACGGGCTCTCGATGGGGTCGGTCTACGCCCTCATCGCGCTGGGCTTCGTGGTCATCTTCCGGGCCACCGAGGTCGTCAACTTCGCCCACGCGTCCCTGCTGCTGGCCGGCGGGTACATCACCGCGGTCCTCCACGACGACATCGGCTTCTGGCCCGCACTGCTGGCCGGGATCGCCGGGGCGGCGCTGGTCGGGGCGGCCGTCGAGTTCTTCGTGATGCGCCGCTACCGGGGCTCCGACCACAGCGTCCTCGCCATCGTCACCATCGGTGTGGACATCCTGCTCACCACGGAACTCACCCGCCGGATCGGCACCGACGTGCTGCCGCTCGGCGACCCGTGGGGCGACGACGTCCTTACCATCGGCTCCATCTCGCTGGCCCACACGCGCATCGCCGCCTTCGTCACCGCGGGCCTGCTCATCACGGCCTTCCTGCTCACCTTCCGGTACACCTCCTGGGGAGTGGCCATGCGGGCAGCCGCCGAGAGCACGGAGACGGCCGCGCTGATGGGCGTGCGGCTCGGACGGGTGTCGCTCGGCGCCTGGGCGGTCGCGGGCGGGCTCGCCGCCGTGGCCGCCCTCTTCCTGACCGTCTTCCCCACGCCGGGCCTGGAGCGGGCCACCTCGCTCGCCGCCCTCAAGGCCTTCCCCGCCGCGATCCTCGGCGGCCTCGACTCCACCACCGGAGCACTCGTCGGCGGTCTCATCGTCGGCGTCACGGAATCCCTCGCGACCGGCTACCAGAGCGAACTGTCGTTCCTGGGACGAGGGTTGGGCGATGTCGCCCCCTACCTGGTGATGACCGTGATCCTGCTCATCCGGCCCGCCGGGCTGTTCGGCACGAAGGAGCTGGCCCGTGTCTGA
- a CDS encoding ABC transporter ATP-binding protein, translated as MTNDAPPQPTSPGSDTDVPPLQVRDLTVRFAGLTALDAVDFTVRPGTVHALIGPNGAGKSTCFNVLSGVYRATSGSVRFGEHELTGMPPHRIADLGVARIFQNLALPPLATVEDSLLLGRHRLTRTGFLAAGLKLPAAAREERRHRERVREIAEFVGISSCLGRPAGSLPYGQQKLAELARALCMEPRLLLLDEPVAGMTADERIRTSAVIAGVRDSLGISIVLVEHDMGVVMRLADAVTVLDFGRRIADGAPADVQNDPAVVRAYLGERSEEPEGAGRTGKEETTS; from the coding sequence ATGACGAACGACGCGCCACCGCAGCCCACTTCACCCGGCTCCGACACGGATGTACCACCGCTTCAGGTACGGGACCTGACTGTGCGCTTCGCCGGTCTGACCGCCCTGGACGCCGTGGACTTCACCGTCCGCCCCGGCACCGTCCACGCCCTCATCGGCCCCAACGGAGCCGGCAAGTCCACCTGCTTCAACGTGCTGTCCGGCGTCTACCGCGCCACCTCCGGCAGCGTCCGCTTCGGCGAGCACGAACTGACCGGCATGCCTCCGCACCGCATCGCCGATCTGGGCGTCGCCCGCATCTTCCAGAACCTCGCCCTGCCGCCGCTCGCCACCGTCGAGGACAGCCTCCTGCTGGGCCGCCACCGGCTGACCCGCACCGGCTTCCTCGCCGCGGGCCTGAAACTGCCCGCGGCGGCCCGAGAGGAGCGCCGTCACCGTGAACGCGTCCGTGAGATAGCCGAGTTCGTCGGCATCTCGTCCTGTCTCGGCCGTCCGGCGGGCTCACTGCCGTACGGGCAGCAGAAGCTCGCCGAACTCGCCCGCGCCCTGTGCATGGAGCCCCGGCTGCTGCTCCTGGACGAGCCGGTCGCGGGCATGACCGCCGACGAGCGGATCCGCACCTCCGCCGTGATCGCGGGGGTCCGCGACAGCCTCGGCATCTCGATCGTCCTGGTGGAACACGACATGGGGGTGGTGATGCGGCTCGCCGACGCGGTGACCGTACTCGACTTCGGGCGCCGCATCGCGGACGGCGCCCCCGCCGACGTACAGAACGATCCGGCGGTCGTACGCGCCTATCTGGGGGAGCGCTCCGAGGAACCCGAAGGGGCCGGGCGCACCGGGAAAGAGGAGACCACGTCGTGA
- a CDS encoding ABC transporter ATP-binding protein — MSGSGLAVRDLSVGYGPVRALRQVSLEVPEGAVVTVLGGNGAGKTTLLRAICRTLSFHGGAVTGGTVEFDGRRLDGLAPDRVVVAGISQIPEGRRVFARMTVADNLRAGALGATGGRAARAAALRRVHELFPVLADRAQQHAGLLSGGEQQMLAVGRALMAAPRMLLLDEPSLGLAPLMAARIAETVREINTQGTSILLVEQNAALALRLATRAYVLEVGEVTLAGPADELAASDEVRRRYLGVVDEDAAADAERARASHPALTRWKG; from the coding sequence ATGAGTGGGTCGGGGCTGGCCGTACGGGACCTGTCGGTCGGGTACGGGCCCGTACGAGCACTGCGCCAGGTGTCCCTGGAGGTGCCCGAGGGAGCCGTGGTCACGGTCCTCGGCGGCAACGGCGCGGGCAAGACGACCCTCCTGCGGGCCATCTGCCGGACCCTGTCCTTCCACGGCGGGGCGGTCACCGGCGGCACGGTCGAGTTCGACGGCCGCCGACTGGACGGTCTCGCGCCGGACCGGGTGGTGGTCGCCGGGATCTCCCAGATCCCGGAAGGACGGCGGGTGTTCGCCCGGATGACCGTCGCCGACAATCTGCGCGCCGGGGCGCTCGGTGCCACGGGTGGCCGCGCCGCGCGGGCCGCCGCCCTGCGCCGCGTCCACGAACTGTTCCCCGTCCTCGCCGACCGCGCCCAGCAGCACGCCGGTCTGCTGTCCGGCGGGGAACAGCAGATGCTCGCGGTCGGCCGCGCCCTGATGGCCGCCCCGAGGATGCTGCTCCTGGACGAACCGTCCCTGGGGCTGGCCCCGTTGATGGCGGCGCGGATCGCCGAGACGGTACGGGAGATCAACACCCAGGGCACCTCGATCCTGCTCGTCGAGCAGAACGCCGCCCTGGCCCTGCGCCTGGCCACCCGCGCATACGTCCTGGAGGTCGGCGAGGTCACCCTGGCGGGGCCCGCCGACGAACTGGCCGCCTCCGACGAGGTGCGCCGCCGCTACCTGGGCGTGGTCGACGAGGACGCGGCGGCCGACGCCGAGCGGGCCCGCGCCTCGCACCCGGCGCTGACCCGATGGAAGGGGTGA
- a CDS encoding PucR family transcriptional regulator → MGARRRRTGHDWKLLAESCTALLERLPELVDEHMRQLAEHSPVYGEFLPYDQQWREAQDAMRIGIETISAPRDSPRRDLEYAEDAGRRRAQQGLPLELLVHAYRSAGYLVWDALLEAATGREPERLGVLMRSATMVWSAVDAQAAAATEAYLATEMELRRRTDERLQALLDALLEGQEAPGLAARAAAGLDLPERGPYAVVVLRSERREPLRRPVEEAGLRFVWRMRADCEVGVVALGPGQGLDGVARALDGRCSGPGGISPVVAGLAELGRARRLAELALRTCAPDASAVVRLDQRMPTALVVSQPELASRLVADVFGALLELEPPDRAVLLETLDAWLSCEGSAGRAAGRLYCHRNTVFNRLRRLEQLTSRSLARPRDLIEMTLALDAYRLAGVGG, encoded by the coding sequence ATGGGAGCCCGCAGAAGGCGTACCGGTCATGACTGGAAGCTGCTCGCCGAGTCCTGCACGGCGCTGCTGGAGCGGCTGCCGGAGCTGGTCGACGAGCACATGCGGCAACTGGCCGAACACTCCCCCGTCTACGGGGAGTTCCTGCCGTACGACCAGCAGTGGCGGGAGGCCCAGGACGCGATGCGGATCGGGATCGAGACGATCTCCGCGCCCCGGGACTCGCCCCGCCGCGATCTGGAGTACGCGGAGGACGCGGGCCGGCGCCGGGCCCAGCAGGGCCTGCCGCTGGAGCTGCTGGTGCACGCGTACCGCTCCGCGGGCTATCTGGTGTGGGACGCGCTGCTGGAGGCGGCGACCGGCAGGGAACCGGAGCGTCTCGGGGTGCTGATGCGGTCGGCGACCATGGTGTGGTCCGCGGTGGACGCGCAGGCCGCGGCGGCGACGGAGGCGTACCTGGCGACCGAGATGGAGCTGCGGCGGCGTACCGACGAACGGCTCCAGGCGCTGCTCGACGCGCTCCTTGAGGGCCAGGAGGCGCCCGGTCTCGCGGCGCGCGCCGCCGCCGGTCTGGACCTTCCCGAGCGGGGTCCGTACGCGGTGGTCGTGCTGCGCTCGGAGCGGCGCGAGCCGTTGCGGCGGCCCGTGGAGGAGGCGGGGCTGCGGTTCGTCTGGCGGATGCGGGCCGACTGCGAGGTGGGGGTGGTGGCCCTCGGGCCCGGGCAGGGGCTCGACGGGGTCGCCCGGGCGCTCGACGGGCGCTGCTCCGGTCCCGGCGGGATCAGTCCCGTGGTCGCCGGGCTCGCCGAGCTGGGGCGGGCGCGGCGGCTCGCGGAGCTGGCGCTGCGTACGTGTGCGCCGGACGCGAGTGCCGTCGTGCGGCTCGATCAGCGGATGCCCACGGCGCTCGTCGTCAGCCAGCCGGAGTTGGCGTCGCGGCTGGTGGCGGACGTGTTCGGTGCCCTGCTGGAACTCGAACCGCCTGATCGGGCCGTGCTGTTGGAGACGCTTGACGCGTGGCTGAGTTGTGAGGGGTCTGCCGGGCGGGCGGCTGGGCGGCTGTACTGCCACCGGAACACTGTCTTCAACCGCCTGCGCCGGCTGGAACAGCTGACTTCGCGGTCGTTGGCGCGACCGCGGGATCTGATCGAGATGACGTTGGCGTTGGATGCGTATCGGTTGGCGGGGGTTGGGGGGTAG
- a CDS encoding glycerate kinase, giving the protein MADAAVNRTGDQIQRVLVAADKFKGSLTAVQVAERVTAGLHRIAPRVEVESLPVADGGDGTVAAAVAAGFERHEVRVAGPLGDEVTAAFALRDGTAVVEMAEASGLQRLPAGTFAPLTASTYGSGELLRAALDAGARTIVFGVGGSATTDGGAGMLAALGARFLDENGEPVPPGGGSLGELATADLTGLDPRLAGVDVVLASDVDNPLTGPKGAPAVYGPQKGASPDDVAVLDAGLAHFAAILEKSIGSRAAEYAVAPGAGAAGGIGYGALVGLGASFRPGIEVMLDVLGFGPALSRATLVITGEGSLDEQTLHGKAPAGVAAAARAAGKEVIAVCGRLALAPEALGRAGIRRVYPLTDVEPDVGRCIADAGPILEQVAEQIAQDFLT; this is encoded by the coding sequence GTGGCTGACGCTGCAGTGAACCGGACCGGTGACCAGATCCAGCGCGTACTCGTCGCCGCGGACAAGTTCAAGGGCTCGCTCACGGCCGTGCAGGTGGCCGAGCGGGTCACCGCGGGGCTGCACCGGATCGCGCCCCGGGTAGAGGTCGAGTCGCTCCCCGTGGCCGACGGCGGCGACGGCACGGTCGCCGCGGCGGTCGCCGCGGGTTTCGAACGCCACGAGGTACGGGTCGCGGGGCCGCTCGGTGACGAGGTCACCGCCGCGTTCGCCCTGCGCGACGGGACCGCGGTCGTGGAGATGGCCGAGGCCAGCGGGCTGCAGCGGCTGCCCGCCGGGACCTTCGCGCCGCTCACGGCGTCCACGTACGGGTCCGGGGAACTGCTGCGGGCCGCGCTCGACGCCGGCGCGCGGACGATCGTCTTCGGCGTCGGCGGCAGCGCGACCACCGACGGCGGGGCCGGGATGCTGGCGGCGCTCGGGGCCCGGTTCCTCGACGAGAACGGCGAGCCCGTACCGCCCGGGGGCGGTTCCCTCGGGGAACTCGCCACGGCCGACCTGACCGGTCTCGACCCCCGGCTCGCCGGCGTCGACGTGGTCCTCGCGAGCGACGTGGACAATCCGCTGACCGGGCCGAAGGGCGCGCCGGCGGTGTACGGGCCGCAGAAGGGCGCCTCCCCGGACGATGTCGCGGTGCTCGACGCGGGGCTCGCCCACTTCGCCGCGATCCTGGAGAAGTCGATCGGGAGCAGGGCCGCGGAGTACGCGGTGGCGCCCGGGGCGGGGGCCGCGGGGGGTATCGGGTACGGGGCCCTGGTGGGGCTCGGGGCGAGTTTCCGGCCCGGTATCGAGGTCATGCTGGACGTGCTGGGGTTCGGGCCGGCCCTTTCGCGGGCGACGCTCGTCATCACGGGGGAGGGGTCGCTGGACGAGCAGACCCTCCACGGGAAGGCTCCCGCGGGGGTCGCGGCGGCTGCGCGGGCCGCGGGCAAGGAGGTCATCGCCGTGTGCGGGCGGTTGGCGCTCGCTCCGGAGGCGTTGGGGCGGGCCGGGATTCGGCGGGTGTATCCGCTCACGGATGTGGAGCCGGATGTGGGCCGATGCATCGCGGACGCGGGCCCGATCCTGGAACAGGTAGCCGAACAGATCGCCCAGGACTTCCTGACCTGA
- a CDS encoding NUDIX domain-containing protein, which yields MTTPDYATYIAGLPRVLVGAAALFRDAEGRVLLVEPNYRAGWALPGGTVESDDGETPRQGAHRETLEEIGLDLEIGRLLAVDWVPGTERPPIVAYLYDGGVLVEEQFKSIRLQESELLSWRLVPREELTEYMPGSLGRRVVAALDVLAEGTGAAELENGDRVA from the coding sequence ATGACCACCCCTGACTACGCCACGTACATCGCGGGCCTGCCCCGCGTGCTCGTCGGCGCCGCCGCCCTCTTCCGTGACGCCGAGGGCCGTGTGCTGCTCGTCGAGCCCAACTACCGTGCGGGCTGGGCGTTGCCGGGCGGGACCGTGGAGTCGGACGACGGGGAGACGCCTAGGCAGGGGGCCCACCGGGAGACCCTGGAGGAGATCGGCCTGGACCTGGAGATCGGCAGGCTGCTCGCGGTGGACTGGGTGCCCGGTACGGAGCGTCCCCCGATCGTGGCGTACCTGTACGACGGTGGAGTCCTGGTGGAGGAGCAGTTCAAGTCGATCCGCCTCCAGGAGTCGGAGCTGCTGTCCTGGCGGCTGGTCCCGCGCGAGGAGCTCACGGAGTACATGCCTGGCTCCCTGGGCCGCCGCGTGGTCGCCGCGCTCGACGTCCTCGCGGAGGGAACGGGAGCGGCGGAACTGGAGAACGGCGACCGGGTAGCCTGA
- a CDS encoding methylated-DNA--[protein]-cysteine S-methyltransferase, with product MKQQTEQNTKQHTVVDSPYGPLTLVATGGVLSGLYMTDQRHRPPEESFGALGAPDDPPFAEATEELRAYFAGELKDFSIQLHLQGTPFQRSVWAELRRIPYGETRSYGQLADALGNPNASRAVGLANGKNPLGIIVPCHRVVGADGSLTGYGGGLERKQRLLDFERGEPGAQGEGREGREGHLALF from the coding sequence GTGAAACAGCAGACCGAGCAGAACACGAAGCAGCACACCGTCGTCGACAGCCCGTACGGCCCGCTCACGCTGGTCGCCACCGGCGGAGTCCTCTCCGGGCTCTACATGACCGACCAGCGCCACCGTCCGCCCGAGGAGAGCTTCGGCGCCCTCGGCGCCCCGGACGACCCGCCGTTCGCCGAGGCGACGGAGGAGCTACGGGCCTACTTCGCGGGTGAGTTGAAGGACTTCTCCATCCAACTGCACCTCCAAGGAACCCCGTTCCAGCGTTCCGTCTGGGCGGAGCTCCGCAGGATCCCGTACGGCGAGACCCGTTCGTACGGTCAACTCGCGGACGCCCTCGGCAATCCGAACGCGTCACGGGCGGTGGGCCTCGCCAACGGCAAGAACCCGCTGGGGATCATCGTGCCCTGCCATCGCGTGGTGGGCGCCGACGGCAGCCTGACGGGCTACGGAGGCGGCCTGGAACGCAAGCAGCGACTGCTGGACTTCGAGCGGGGAGAGCCGGGAGCGCAGGGAGAGGGTCGAGAGGGCCGAGAAGGGCACCTGGCCCTCTTCTGA
- a CDS encoding AlkA N-terminal domain-containing protein, producing MQKGMHAETERCVRAVQSKDARFDGWFFTAVLTTRIYCRPSCPVVPPKPENMTFYPSAAACQQAGFRACKRCRPDTSPGSPEWNQRADLVARAMRLIGDGTVDREGVPGLATRLGYSTRQIERQLLAELGAGPLALARAQRAQTARLLIETTPLPMAEIAFAAGFSSVRTFNDTVREVFALAPSELRTRAPKNRADRANSPGTPGVLALRLPFRAPLNPDNLFGHLAATAVPGVEEWRDGAYRRTLRLPYGHGVVALTPKPDHVGCRLTLSDLRDLTVAISRCRRMLDLDADPVAVDDQLRTDPVLAPLVDKAPGRRVPRTVDEAEFAVRAVLGQQVSTAAARTHAGRLVTAHGEAVDDPEGGLTHLFPSVEALAALDPEALAMPATRRTTLTTLVGQLADGTLNLGVEGDWTETRARLLALPGFGPWTVEVIAMRALGDPDAFPVTDLGIRYAARDLGLPATPAALTARAADWRPWRAYAVQYLWATGSHPVNFLPGQTAHTPKDTQ from the coding sequence ATGCAGAAAGGGATGCACGCCGAGACCGAGCGCTGTGTGCGCGCCGTCCAGTCGAAGGATGCCCGCTTCGACGGATGGTTCTTCACCGCCGTCCTGACCACGCGGATCTACTGCCGACCCAGCTGCCCCGTCGTGCCTCCGAAGCCGGAGAACATGACCTTCTACCCGAGCGCCGCCGCCTGCCAGCAGGCCGGATTCCGGGCGTGCAAACGCTGCCGCCCCGACACGAGCCCCGGCTCACCCGAGTGGAACCAGCGCGCCGACCTCGTGGCCCGCGCGATGCGCCTCATCGGTGACGGGACCGTGGACCGCGAGGGCGTGCCGGGACTCGCGACCCGCCTCGGCTACAGCACCCGGCAGATCGAACGCCAGCTCCTCGCCGAACTGGGCGCGGGCCCGCTCGCCCTGGCCCGCGCCCAGCGCGCCCAGACCGCACGCCTGCTCATCGAGACGACACCGCTCCCGATGGCCGAGATCGCCTTCGCGGCGGGCTTCTCCTCCGTCCGCACCTTCAACGACACGGTCCGTGAGGTCTTCGCCCTCGCCCCGAGCGAGCTGCGCACCAGGGCACCCAAGAATCGTGCCGACCGCGCCAACTCGCCCGGTACTCCAGGGGTGTTGGCGCTCCGGCTCCCCTTCCGGGCGCCGCTCAACCCCGACAACCTCTTCGGCCACCTCGCCGCCACCGCCGTACCCGGGGTGGAGGAGTGGCGCGACGGCGCGTACCGGCGCACCCTGCGTCTGCCGTACGGCCACGGGGTCGTCGCCCTCACTCCGAAGCCCGACCACGTCGGCTGCCGGCTCACCCTCAGCGACCTGCGCGACCTGACCGTCGCCATCAGCCGCTGCCGCCGCATGCTCGACCTGGACGCCGACCCGGTCGCGGTCGACGACCAGTTGCGTACGGATCCGGTGCTGGCGCCGCTCGTCGACAAGGCGCCGGGCCGCCGGGTGCCCCGTACGGTCGACGAGGCCGAGTTCGCCGTCCGGGCCGTGCTGGGGCAGCAGGTGTCCACCGCCGCCGCCCGTACGCACGCGGGACGCCTGGTCACCGCGCACGGTGAAGCGGTCGACGACCCCGAGGGCGGTCTCACCCACCTCTTCCCGTCCGTCGAGGCCCTGGCGGCACTCGACCCCGAAGCGCTCGCCATGCCGGCCACCCGCCGCACCACCCTCACCACACTCGTGGGACAGCTGGCCGACGGCACCCTGAACCTGGGCGTCGAGGGCGACTGGACGGAGACCAGGGCCCGGCTGCTCGCCCTGCCCGGCTTCGGACCCTGGACCGTGGAGGTCATCGCCATGCGCGCCCTCGGCGACCCCGACGCCTTCCCGGTGACCGACCTCGGAATCCGTTACGCGGCAAGGGACTTGGGCCTGCCGGCCACTCCCGCCGCGCTGACGGCACGGGCCGCGGACTGGCGGCCCTGGCGCGCGTACGCCGTCCAGTACCTGTGGGCGACGGGCTCGCACCCGGTCAACTTCCTCCCCGGACAGACGGCTCACACACCGAAGGACACGCAGTGA